From a region of the Bacteroidales bacterium genome:
- a CDS encoding alkaline phosphatase, whose translation MRKILIYLVVILLPVIMKSCGQPEPQRDAPKNVIVFIGDGMGFNHVDAASIYLFGETGNMEFEGREWQKLAQASYPAFIRMDSVKIAAGGYNPRAVWSDTAYLRKDYTDSGAAGTALATGRKTYNGAIGMGVNADTLKNLTRFAKEKGKAAGVVTSVQISHATPAAFSAHNKSRSNYEQIARQQILQSTLDVLMGCGHPMYTNDGIIAEADFRYLGGAELWSQLDGTEPATTFMVENQQYILPDISGDGEPDAWTLITDSTKFAAIASGQNLPARLLGIPQVRSTLQQSRSGNEEIIPFQRPFTPGVPSLEQMTMAAVNVLNQNSNGFFLMVEGGAIDWAGHDNHPGRMIEEMDDFNNTIKAVVDWVEKNSSWDETLIVVTSDHETGMLWGESDGANVLTTIKNNGKGQLPAMNWFSDDHTNALVPVYIRGKGSEIFNFLADETDPVRGPFVQNTEIAQGIFLLWNR comes from the coding sequence ATGAGAAAAATATTGATATACCTTGTGGTTATCCTGTTACCAGTGATCATGAAATCCTGTGGTCAACCTGAACCTCAGCGTGATGCACCCAAAAACGTTATAGTTTTTATTGGCGATGGCATGGGTTTTAATCATGTTGACGCTGCAAGTATTTACCTTTTTGGTGAAACCGGTAATATGGAATTTGAAGGGCGGGAATGGCAGAAGCTTGCGCAAGCCAGTTATCCGGCATTTATCAGAATGGATTCAGTAAAAATTGCTGCAGGAGGCTACAACCCACGGGCCGTATGGAGCGATACCGCCTACCTGAGAAAGGATTACACAGATTCTGGTGCGGCTGGAACAGCGCTTGCCACAGGGCGTAAAACATATAACGGCGCTATTGGAATGGGTGTCAATGCCGACACCCTCAAAAACCTGACCCGGTTCGCAAAGGAAAAAGGAAAGGCAGCAGGTGTCGTTACCAGTGTTCAGATATCACACGCTACGCCAGCAGCTTTCTCAGCGCACAATAAAAGTCGCAGTAACTATGAGCAGATTGCCCGGCAACAAATATTACAAAGCACCCTGGATGTACTTATGGGTTGTGGTCATCCAATGTACACGAATGATGGCATCATTGCCGAAGCAGATTTCAGATACCTTGGAGGAGCTGAATTGTGGTCGCAACTGGATGGTACCGAGCCTGCAACAACTTTCATGGTTGAAAACCAGCAATATATTTTGCCAGACATTAGTGGTGATGGAGAGCCAGATGCATGGACATTGATTACCGACAGTACGAAGTTTGCAGCAATCGCTTCAGGACAGAACCTGCCGGCCCGCTTGCTTGGAATTCCTCAGGTTCGTTCAACCTTACAACAATCAAGAAGCGGAAATGAAGAAATCATACCTTTTCAGCGGCCCTTCACTCCCGGCGTGCCTTCGCTTGAGCAAATGACAATGGCAGCCGTAAATGTGCTGAACCAGAATTCGAATGGATTTTTTCTGATGGTTGAAGGTGGGGCTATCGACTGGGCAGGCCACGACAACCATCCCGGCAGGATGATCGAAGAAATGGATGACTTCAACAACACCATTAAAGCAGTAGTTGATTGGGTCGAAAAAAACAGCAGTTGGGACGAGACACTTATCGTGGTTACAAGCGATCATGAAACCGGTATGCTATGGGGAGAGTCTGATGGAGCAAATGTGCTGACAACAATTAAAAACAATGGCAAGGGGCAGCTTCCTGCAATGAATTGGTTTAGTGATGATCATACGAATGCTTTGGTCCCTGTTTATATTCGTGGAAAAGGAAGTGAAATTTTCAATTTCCTGGCTGATGAAACCGATCCGGTAAGAGGGCCTTTCGTTCAGAACACAGAGATCGCACAAGGGATATTTTTGTTGTGGAACCGCTAG
- a CDS encoding AbgT family transporter, which produces MKKPIDAIRGFFSKAFIKSLDYIEIIGNKLPHPATLFALLALLVVVVSWLTSYFDYQAIHPVSGEPLTVNNLLSSDGIRWIYTNITRNFVLFPPLGFVLVVMVGIGVAEGSGLFNVMIRALVLGAPPRMITAAVVTAGILSHLASEAGYVLLIPLGAMIFHAMGRHPMAGLAAAFCGVSGGFGANFLIGAVDPILAGLSTTAAQILDPEMVINPVVNYYFMFVSGFLIIIIGTWVTNRIVEPRLGKYTGNAEQIPVDKLNATEKKGLGWAGVGILAVIAFLAWSIIPENGLLRDPETGSVLHSPFFDGVIIGILIFFFVPGVIYGFIVGTVKGDKDIVKYITKSMAGMAGYVVLVFFAAQFVYFFSYSNLGLVVAINGAQTLSNIGLTGIPLIIAFVLLSAFINLFMGSASAKWAIMAPVFIPMLMLLGYHPSLTQAAFRIGDSVTNLITPMMSYFALIVTFAQKYDERYGIGTIISSMLPYTFFLTIFWIILLVAWMLLGLPLGPDGPLYMPK; this is translated from the coding sequence ATGAAAAAACCCATTGATGCCATCCGCGGCTTTTTTTCAAAGGCCTTTATCAAATCGCTCGATTACATTGAAATTATTGGAAACAAATTACCACATCCAGCCACATTATTTGCACTGCTTGCCTTGCTGGTGGTTGTAGTTTCCTGGCTGACATCTTACTTCGATTACCAGGCCATACACCCGGTAAGTGGCGAACCGTTGACCGTAAACAACCTGTTGAGCAGCGATGGAATTCGCTGGATATATACCAATATTACCCGGAACTTTGTCCTTTTTCCTCCCCTGGGTTTCGTACTGGTGGTGATGGTTGGCATTGGTGTTGCCGAGGGTTCCGGTTTGTTTAATGTGATGATCAGGGCTCTTGTGCTGGGAGCGCCACCCCGTATGATCACTGCCGCAGTAGTAACAGCCGGTATTCTCTCACACCTTGCATCAGAAGCAGGTTATGTATTGCTTATTCCTTTAGGAGCGATGATTTTTCATGCTATGGGACGGCATCCGATGGCTGGCCTTGCAGCAGCGTTTTGCGGGGTGAGCGGCGGTTTTGGGGCCAATTTTCTTATTGGCGCTGTTGATCCGATCCTTGCGGGTCTTTCTACTACTGCCGCGCAAATACTCGATCCTGAAATGGTGATCAATCCTGTGGTCAACTATTACTTTATGTTTGTTTCCGGGTTTCTGATCATTATAATTGGTACCTGGGTTACCAACAGGATTGTTGAGCCACGGCTCGGAAAATATACCGGCAATGCTGAGCAAATTCCGGTTGATAAGCTTAATGCAACTGAGAAAAAAGGTTTAGGATGGGCAGGGGTGGGCATCCTGGCAGTGATTGCATTCCTGGCATGGAGCATCATCCCCGAGAATGGTTTATTGCGCGATCCGGAAACAGGATCAGTGTTACATTCGCCATTTTTCGATGGAGTGATCATTGGTATTCTCATTTTCTTCTTCGTACCCGGTGTTATTTATGGTTTTATTGTGGGAACCGTTAAAGGCGATAAGGATATTGTAAAATACATAACAAAGTCAATGGCCGGCATGGCCGGGTATGTAGTGCTGGTTTTCTTCGCCGCCCAGTTTGTGTACTTTTTCAGCTACAGCAATCTTGGGCTGGTTGTAGCCATCAATGGCGCTCAAACCCTCAGCAATATTGGCCTGACAGGCATACCATTGATCATTGCATTTGTTTTGCTTTCGGCTTTTATTAATCTTTTCATGGGAAGCGCTTCGGCTAAATGGGCAATCATGGCGCCGGTTTTTATTCCAATGCTGATGCTGCTTGGCTACCATCCCAGTCTTACCCAGGCTGCTTTCCGTATTGGTGATTCAGTTACGAACCTGATTACGCCTATGATGAGCTATTTCGCACTCATTGTCACGTTCGCACAGAAATATGACGAGCGCTATGGGATCGGGACTATTATTTCATCCATGCTTCCTTATACCTTTTTCCTTACCATCTTCTGGATTATTCTGCTGGTAGCCTGGATGCTGTTAGGTTTGCCGTTAGGACCCGATGGCCCGCTGTACATGCCTAAATAG
- a CDS encoding peptide MFS transporter: MLKDHPKGLLVAFFTNMGERFGFYTMMAILVMFLQARYGLDADSAGSIYSWFYFAIYALALVGGMLADWTKRYKTVIMVGQVVMFAGYLIIAIPGLELWVSVAALLIIALGNGLFKGNLQAVVGQMYDDEKYRKFRDSAFMIFYMGINIGAFFAPFVAKGVKEFWLKYNGFYENANLPLLSHQYLNGTLQDVDQFQTLANAAIIPDGGKSAADLTAFANEYIGVFSAGFNYAFAIAAVAMVVSLIVYLSFNYLLPSKHKLAKLEKANNTSTVNKPSINLGNNVKYIFISLGLMAVIAVLFHIADGYTDIADIDYKLGLAVGLFVGFVSLMFQISTKEEKPQVVALTLVFVVVIFFWMSFHQNGLTLTMFARDYTHQYVGPFTNLFFNIWSILSVIGAIAGSAMLFFTKKKSTRLIGGAAFIVFGYLCYYFASNNDALNLISPEVFQSFNPLFIVALTPLVMGIFAWLGKHGKEPSSPRKIGIGMIIAAFGFVLVLLASLGLVSPKDITGAVEESGRVSPYWLMSSYLILTIAELFLSPIGLSFVAKVAPPRFQGLMQGGWLLATAIGNKFLFVGSLMWGKIELYMLWGIFIICCVLAAVFIFSIMNRLERATGFKK, encoded by the coding sequence ATGCTAAAAGATCATCCAAAAGGTTTACTGGTGGCCTTCTTCACCAACATGGGAGAGCGCTTCGGGTTTTATACCATGATGGCAATCCTGGTAATGTTTCTTCAGGCACGATACGGACTTGATGCCGATTCGGCAGGAAGTATTTATTCGTGGTTCTATTTTGCAATTTATGCCCTCGCGCTTGTAGGCGGTATGCTGGCCGACTGGACCAAAAGGTATAAAACGGTCATCATGGTCGGACAAGTCGTTATGTTCGCAGGTTACCTGATCATTGCCATACCCGGTCTTGAACTCTGGGTTTCGGTAGCTGCACTGCTGATCATTGCATTAGGAAACGGATTGTTCAAAGGTAACCTTCAGGCTGTTGTAGGCCAGATGTACGATGATGAGAAGTACAGGAAATTCCGCGACAGCGCCTTCATGATCTTTTACATGGGTATTAACATCGGCGCTTTTTTTGCGCCATTTGTAGCCAAAGGGGTCAAAGAGTTCTGGCTGAAATACAATGGATTTTACGAAAACGCCAATCTTCCCTTGCTCAGCCATCAGTATCTGAATGGTACTTTACAAGATGTTGACCAATTTCAAACCCTCGCCAATGCAGCGATAATTCCTGATGGCGGAAAGTCAGCCGCGGATCTCACAGCTTTTGCAAACGAATATATTGGGGTTTTTTCTGCAGGTTTTAACTATGCATTTGCTATAGCAGCCGTTGCAATGGTTGTTTCATTGATTGTATATCTGAGTTTTAATTATCTTTTGCCATCAAAGCACAAACTTGCCAAACTTGAGAAAGCTAACAATACCAGCACCGTTAACAAACCCAGCATAAACCTGGGCAATAATGTGAAATATATCTTTATTTCGCTGGGCCTGATGGCAGTTATAGCTGTACTTTTCCATATTGCAGACGGATATACCGATATCGCAGACATTGATTACAAACTTGGCCTGGCCGTTGGATTGTTTGTCGGCTTCGTTTCACTGATGTTCCAAATTTCTACCAAAGAAGAAAAACCACAGGTTGTTGCATTAACGCTTGTTTTCGTGGTGGTTATTTTCTTCTGGATGTCGTTCCACCAAAACGGATTGACACTAACCATGTTTGCCCGCGATTACACCCACCAATATGTAGGGCCTTTCACCAATCTTTTCTTTAACATCTGGTCAATTCTTTCAGTGATTGGCGCCATTGCCGGTAGTGCCATGTTGTTTTTCACAAAGAAAAAAAGCACTCGTCTGATCGGAGGTGCGGCGTTCATTGTATTTGGCTACCTGTGTTACTATTTTGCATCAAATAACGATGCGTTAAACCTGATTTCGCCTGAGGTTTTCCAGTCTTTCAATCCTTTATTTATCGTAGCGCTTACTCCGCTTGTGATGGGAATTTTTGCCTGGTTGGGTAAACATGGCAAGGAACCTTCCTCACCGCGCAAAATTGGAATTGGAATGATTATCGCCGCTTTTGGCTTTGTGCTGGTATTGCTGGCATCGCTGGGATTGGTTTCACCAAAAGACATTACAGGCGCTGTTGAGGAATCCGGAAGGGTATCGCCTTACTGGCTGATGAGTTCCTACCTGATCCTTACAATTGCCGAGCTTTTCCTGAGCCCGATCGGATTATCGTTTGTTGCAAAAGTTGCACCTCCACGCTTCCAGGGATTGATGCAGGGAGGTTGGTTACTGGCCACCGCGATTGGTAATAAATTCCTTTTTGTAGGAAGTTTGATGTGGGGTAAAATAGAGCTTTATATGCTTTGGGGAATATTCATCATTTGTTGCGTTCTTGCAGCAGTGTTTATTTTCTCAATCATGAACAGGCTTGAACGCGCCACAGGTTTCAAAAAATAA
- a CDS encoding T9SS type A sorting domain-containing protein — MYPNPVKGIALIRSSNHRNIIATEVLVTNIWGVRLHALSSNHYHHISIDCSDLDPGIYFIQMISNPGC, encoded by the coding sequence GTGTATCCTAATCCTGTAAAAGGAATAGCTCTAATCAGATCAAGCAATCATAGGAATATTATTGCAACAGAAGTACTTGTTACAAACATTTGGGGAGTTAGGCTGCATGCATTATCATCAAATCATTATCATCACATTAGCATTGATTGCTCAGATCTAGACCCTGGAATCTACTTCATTCAAATGATAAGCAATCCGGGATGCTGA
- a CDS encoding DoxX family protein, translated as MFRKIIKTDISKTTIIIRLIVGAVFLSEGIQKFVFPAIRGAGRFEKIGLPLPELLGSFVGSFEILCGVFILLGLLTRLASIPLIIIMLVAIATTKVEVLTNQGFWEMLHASRTDWSMLLCSIFLLIKGGGFWSLDNKLDLEKSK; from the coding sequence ATGTTCAGAAAAATTATAAAAACCGACATCTCAAAAACAACCATCATTATTCGTCTGATTGTTGGCGCTGTATTTTTATCAGAAGGCATTCAGAAGTTTGTGTTTCCAGCCATTCGCGGAGCAGGACGATTCGAGAAAATCGGTTTACCTTTACCCGAACTGCTGGGAAGTTTTGTTGGTTCATTTGAAATTCTTTGCGGAGTGTTTATTCTGCTCGGCTTACTCACAAGGCTTGCAAGTATTCCGCTAATAATTATTATGCTTGTTGCCATTGCGACCACAAAAGTCGAAGTTTTAACCAACCAGGGATTTTGGGAAATGCTGCACGCAAGCAGAACAGACTGGTCAATGTTGCTATGCAGTATTTTTCTGTTAATCAAAGGCGGTGGCTTTTGGTCTCTTGATAATAAACTGGACCTCGAAAAAAGCAAATAG
- a CDS encoding nuclear transport factor 2 family protein — translation MKQLIILILLLVSYTVKAQVNRDSDLFRDLKTQDSAFFERGFNQCDLEYLNNKISDDLKFYHDQSGFQNKDAFFENVQKYICSDSEKKPVRKVDANSLEVFPLYNNGKLYGAIHTGIHHFYLRENGKEDVWTSTAKFTHVWVLENEIWKLSEVLSYDHQDPG, via the coding sequence ATGAAACAACTTATCATTTTAATTTTACTTCTGGTCTCTTACACGGTAAAAGCGCAAGTGAACAGAGACTCTGATTTGTTTAGAGATTTGAAAACCCAGGACAGCGCTTTCTTTGAACGTGGATTTAATCAATGCGACCTGGAATATCTGAATAATAAGATTTCGGATGATTTAAAATTTTACCACGACCAAAGTGGTTTCCAGAATAAAGATGCCTTTTTTGAAAACGTCCAAAAATATATCTGTTCCGATTCAGAGAAAAAGCCTGTTCGCAAAGTAGATGCAAACAGTTTGGAAGTATTTCCCCTTTACAACAACGGAAAACTATATGGTGCGATACACACAGGAATTCATCATTTCTATTTAAGGGAAAATGGTAAAGAAGATGTATGGACCAGTACGGCAAAATTCACCCATGTTTGGGTTTTGGAAAACGAGATTTGGAAATTAAGCGAAGTGCTGAGTTATGACCATCAGGACCCGGGTTGA
- a CDS encoding Fic family protein: MSNAKISIRFFDDREVRAVWDEQNAKWWFSVLDIVAVLTDQDDYTKTRNYWKYLKAKLKKEHSELVSATTQLKLLASDGKRYLTDMLDYNGIIALGKEFPGKKANRFIEWFTYSDESIDGKSKTKAYALFDSSFINSIEVGTTKGLQQIHAYLFGGLYDFAGQIRQKNISKGGFQFAVSRFLGETLNQIEAMPETTFDEIVSKYVEMNIAHPFMEGNGRSARIWLDLILKKRLKKCIDWSQIGKRDYMEAMMQSPTNSIVLKLLQNALTNKINDREMFMRGIDYSYYYEEND; the protein is encoded by the coding sequence ATGAGTAATGCAAAAATATCCATACGCTTTTTTGACGACCGCGAAGTGCGGGCCGTTTGGGACGAACAAAACGCCAAATGGTGGTTTAGTGTGTTGGATATTGTAGCTGTGCTTACTGACCAGGACGACTACACCAAAACCCGCAACTATTGGAAGTATCTTAAAGCAAAATTGAAAAAAGAGCACAGCGAGTTGGTTAGTGCCACTACCCAACTGAAACTTTTGGCAAGTGATGGTAAACGCTATTTAACCGATATGTTGGATTACAACGGCATCATTGCCTTAGGCAAAGAATTTCCAGGCAAAAAGGCAAACCGGTTTATTGAGTGGTTTACTTACAGCGATGAAAGCATAGACGGAAAAAGTAAAACCAAAGCGTATGCCTTGTTTGATAGTTCGTTTATCAACAGCATTGAAGTAGGTACAACCAAAGGCTTGCAGCAAATTCACGCTTATTTGTTTGGTGGATTGTATGATTTCGCGGGGCAGATAAGGCAAAAGAACATTTCAAAAGGCGGATTTCAATTTGCCGTATCACGCTTTTTGGGCGAAACATTGAATCAAATAGAGGCAATGCCTGAAACTACATTTGACGAAATCGTGAGTAAATATGTGGAAATGAACATTGCACACCCGTTTATGGAAGGCAATGGTAGAAGTGCCCGGATATGGTTGGATTTGATTTTGAAAAAACGCCTTAAGAAATGCATAGATTGGAGCCAAATAGGCAAAAGAGATTATATGGAAGCCATGATGCAAAGCCCAACAAATAGCATTGTTCTAAAACTCTTACAAAACGCTTTAACCAACAAAATCAATGACCGCGAAATGTTTATGAGAGGTATTGACTATTCGTATTACTACGAAGAAAACGACTAA